A window of Campylobacter concisus contains these coding sequences:
- a CDS encoding ATP-dependent DNA helicase, which produces MKDQILEILSRSNVFLTGGGGVGKSYLTASIIRHYKENFKNVIILGSTGISAISLGGVSLHSFFKFGYCKDYEELRRFDYHQKDKLSKLRNMLDACDLLVIDEISMVSSDLMEMIRYRLLTSKFKGRVLIVGDFYQLPPVQKEQNENRLFNFLYAFNSSAWEDMKFTNVELLVSKRTNDLKFYEILSRLRVGELDDEIISYIESLRVSKIEPDDDTSVLFGRNAEAEMLNQKRLSELGTPLEISNSDVSILDENLDKKEFEKWANTLNISRDLEMKIGAKIIFTSNKWGEYYNGEQGKIMQILKENGIISSVIVKKDSGEICEIEKAAYIFSSLNLNEDEIEENVQASLYQFPFKLAYALTIHKSQGMSINSLICNINHIFAKGQLYVALSRAVNPKNLKLFYDKKSDFRQHLRKVVKIDDEVKKFYQENVFLHIKENL; this is translated from the coding sequence ATGAAAGATCAAATTTTAGAAATTTTATCTCGCTCAAACGTCTTTTTAACAGGCGGTGGCGGTGTTGGCAAGAGCTATCTAACCGCCTCCATCATTAGACACTACAAAGAAAATTTTAAAAACGTCATAATCCTTGGCTCAACTGGCATAAGTGCCATTAGCCTTGGAGGAGTTAGCTTGCATAGCTTTTTTAAATTTGGCTACTGCAAGGATTATGAGGAGCTAAGACGCTTTGACTATCATCAAAAAGACAAACTAAGCAAGCTAAGAAATATGCTTGATGCATGTGATCTGCTTGTAATTGATGAAATTTCAATGGTGAGCTCAGATTTAATGGAGATGATAAGATACCGACTACTTACTTCCAAATTTAAAGGTAGGGTGCTTATAGTGGGCGATTTTTATCAGCTTCCACCAGTGCAAAAGGAGCAAAACGAAAATAGGCTTTTTAATTTTTTATACGCTTTTAACTCCAGTGCGTGGGAGGATATGAAATTTACAAATGTCGAGCTGCTCGTCTCAAAACGCACTAATGATCTTAAATTTTATGAGATTCTCTCTCGTCTTAGAGTAGGCGAGTTAGATGATGAAATAATTAGCTATATAGAGAGTTTAAGAGTGAGCAAGATAGAGCCAGATGATGATACAAGTGTGCTTTTTGGCAGAAACGCCGAGGCTGAAATGCTAAATCAAAAAAGGCTTTCAGAACTTGGCACGCCACTTGAAATTTCAAACTCAGATGTGAGCATTTTGGATGAAAATTTAGATAAAAAAGAGTTTGAAAAATGGGCAAATACACTAAATATCTCAAGGGATTTGGAGATGAAGATAGGCGCTAAGATTATCTTTACGTCAAATAAGTGGGGCGAGTACTATAACGGCGAGCAAGGCAAGATCATGCAAATTTTAAAAGAAAATGGCATCATCTCAAGCGTGATTGTGAAAAAAGATAGCGGCGAAATTTGTGAGATAGAAAAAGCCGCTTATATATTTAGTTCGTTAAATTTAAACGAAGATGAGATCGAAGAAAATGTACAGGCGTCACTCTATCAGTTTCCATTTAAGCTCGCTTACGCTCTAACTATCCACAAGTCCCAAGGAATGAGCATAAACTCGCTCATTTGCAACATCAACCACATCTTTGCCAAAGGGCAGCTCTACGTCGCACTTTCTCGCGCGGTAAATCCTAAAAATTTAAAACTTTTTTATGATAAGAAAAGTGATTTTAGGCAGCATTTAAGAAAAGTGGTTAAAATTGACGACGAAGTTAAGAAATTTTACCAAGAAAACGTATTTTTGCATATTAAGGAGAATTTATGA
- the lolA gene encoding LolA-like outer membrane lipoprotein chaperone encodes MRKFLVASLVAVCSFGAGLNFKSLQSDFTQTVFSEGKSINYKGRFYAKNDNTALWIYESPTPKRIYFNKERVIVIEDELEQAIISKLDDTPNLTQILAHAEQIQPTLYKAIYDGVEYFITIKNTLPTTIDYKDKLSNKIKITLRNPVKDALIPQETLTPVIPQGYDIVNQ; translated from the coding sequence ATGAGAAAATTTTTAGTTGCATCTCTCGTTGCAGTTTGCTCATTTGGTGCTGGCTTAAATTTCAAAAGCCTGCAAAGTGACTTTACGCAAACTGTATTTAGCGAAGGCAAAAGCATAAATTACAAGGGTAGATTTTACGCAAAAAACGACAATACTGCACTTTGGATATATGAAAGTCCAACGCCAAAGAGAATTTATTTTAACAAAGAGCGTGTGATCGTGATTGAAGACGAGCTTGAGCAAGCCATCATTTCAAAGCTTGATGATACGCCAAATTTGACGCAGATTTTGGCTCATGCGGAGCAAATTCAACCAACACTTTACAAAGCAATATATGACGGAGTTGAGTATTTTATAACTATTAAAAACACACTTCCAACGACGATTGACTATAAAGACAAGCTTTCAAATAAAATAAAAATCACTCTAAGAAACCCTGTAAAAGACGCGCTAATTCCACAAGAGACGCTAACTCCTGTCATTCCTCAAGGTTACGACATTGTAAATCAATAA